The stretch of DNA CGCGCCACGAACACGGCGCCAGCCTCACCCTGGATTCCTACCTGTTGCGCGCTCTCTCCATGGCCGGCTGGGCTCCGAGCTTTCAGGACTGCTCGCGCTGCGGAGCCGTCGGGCCGCATTCGGCCGTGGTCGTGCAACTGGGCGGCGTCGTCTGTGCTGACTGTGCTCCGCCCGGTGCACCCCGCCTCGACGCGCCGACGATTACCCTGCTCGGGGCTCTGCTCACCGGTGATTGGGACTACGCGAAAGCCTCACCGAACCAGACCCAAGCCCAGGCCACCGGGGTCGTCGCTGCCTACACGCAGTGGCATCTCGAGCGTGGCCTCCGATCCCTGGAGCACGTCAGCCGATGAGCCGCAACCCCTTTGCCAAGAACAATGATTCGCCGCAGTACACCCACAAAAACGCAGTGCCGTTCAAGCCTCTCGACTGGACCGGGGTCTACCCGCCCGAGATCGCAGCGAAGGTCGTGCCCGAGCATGTCGCCGTCGTCATGGACGGCAATGGGCGCTGGGCGAACGCGCGCGGTCTGCCGCGTGTCGACGGGCACAAGGCGGGGGAGGCGGCGCTGCTCGACGTCGTCGCAGGCGCGATCCAGATTGGCGTCAAACACCTCAGCGTCTACGCGTTCTCGACCGAGAACTGGAAGCGGTCACCGGACGAAGTACGATTCCTGATGGGCTTCAACCGCGACGTGCTGCACCGCCGCCGCGATCAGCTCAATGAGTGGGGAGTGCGGGTGCGTTGGGCGGGGCGAAAACCCAAGCTGTGGGCATCCGTCATCACTGAACTGCAGTACGCCGAGCAACTTACCGCGGGTAACGATGTGCTCACCCTCACGATGTGCGTGAACTATGGCGGACGCACCGAGATCACGGATGCCGTGCGCCAGCTGGCCGAGGACGTCGCGGCCGGCCGTTTGAAGCCGTCCGGCATCACCGAGAAGGCGATTGCGAAGCACCTCTACATTTCTGACCTGCCCGATGTGGACCTGTTCGTGCGTAGTTCGGGCGAGCAGCGCACCAGCAACTTCATGCTCTGGCAGAGCGCATATGCAGAGATGGTCTTTCTCGACACTCTCTGGCCCGATTTCTCGCGGGTCGACCTCTGGCGGGCCGTCGAGCTTTACGCCTCACGCAATCGCCGGTACGGTGGCGCGGTCGACACGCCCGCTCGGTGAGAGGGAATATCCGGCCGACCGGTGCTGTTGCGCCTGGGGTGAATGAAACAATCAAAGTAGACATCTGGTCAGACATTCAGTGCCCCTGGTGCTACATCGGCAAGCGCAAGTTCGAGGCGGGCGTTGCCCAGTTCGATGGCGACGTCGAGGTGGAGTACCACAGCTACGAGCTGGCGCCCGATACACCGGTCGACTTCGACGGCAGTCCGGCCGAGTATCTCAGCACGCACAAGGGCATGCCCCTCGAGCAGGTTCAGCAGATGCTCCAGAACGTGACAGACATCGCGGCGAGCGTCGGTTTGGAATACGACTATGACGCCGTGCAGCAGACCAATACTGTCAAGGCGCACGAGCTCATTCACTATGCCAAGTCGAAGGGTCGACAGCTTGACATGAAGGAACGCCTGCTCCAGGCATACTTCGTCGATGGCGAGCACGTCGGCCGCGTCGAGGACCTGGCCGACATTGCCGCCGAGATCGGCTTCGACCGAGCCGACGTAATGCGCGCCCTGTCCACCAACGAATTCCTCGCCGACGTCAAGGCCGACGTCGCGCTGGCCCAGGAATATGGCATCCAGGGCGTTCCGTTCTTCGTCATTGACGGCAAGTACGGCGTTTCGGGGGCACAGGACGCAGCAACGTTCACCCAGGTTCTCGAACAAGTACGATCAGAGAAGTCGGCCGTTTCGGCCCCCGCAGCATCGACCGAGGAGTAAACAGACCATGAGCAACACAGACACCCCGACCCCGACCCTGACCACTGAGGCAGCCGCGCCGGCCGGCGTACCCACCATCGAACTGATCGGCGAGGCCGAAGCCGGTGGATGCTGCGGCGGAGGCGCCTGCGGCGTCTAGAAGCCAGATCTGGCCCGCTGGTCGAGCCTGTCAAGATCTCGTGGTTCGTCTTCGGGACGTGGTCGCGTGATCTCGACAGGCTCGATCGACGGTGAGGGCTCGTTCGACGCGTGGCCGTTGGTCGAGCCTGTCGAGACCCTCGTTCAGCCGGCTACTCCGGATCGCTGATGTCCGCGACCGTCGCGTCGAATGCCGCGAGCAGCTCGTCGGCATCGACGAAGGCGCTATATCCGTGTTCTCCGGCACCCATCGCGACCTCGCGGCCCACCAGCGACTCGTCGGCATACACCGGCCAGGCATGTGTGCTGCCGAGAGGCGTGATGGTGCCGCGTTCGTACCCTGTCGCGTCGAACGCGAGAGCGGCATCCGGCATCGCCAGCTTGTTGACGCCGACCAGGGCACGGAGCTTCGGCCAGGAGATCCTGCGGCCACCGGGCACCAGCGCGAAGAGGTAGTCCCCGCTGGAGCGTTTCACGACGAGCGTCTTGACGATACCGTCGGGCTCGATGCCGAGCAGGGCAGCGGCTTCATACAGACTGAGCGCGGCGGGCCGCGTGACGATGCGCACAGGCAGCCCGCGGTGGGCGGCATCCCACTCGACCCGCTCCCGGCCCGCGCGAGCCTCGCCCGGTGCGCCCGGTTCCGCAGCCGGGTGTGCGTTCTGCATCAGCGTCCAGCCATTTCTGGGACAATTGATCTCGATGATGATTCCCACACCTACGATAAGCCCGGCGGCACCGCTTTCGATCGGCTCACTCGAGCTCGATGTTCCCGTTGTGCTCGCGCCCATGGCCGGCATCACCAACACGGCCTACCGCAGGCTGTGCCGCGAATTCGGTGCCGGACTGTACGTGAGCGAAATGATCACGTCGCGCGCGCTCGTCGAACGCACTCCGGAGTCGATGCGTCTCATCACTCACCACGAGAGCGAAAAGACCCGTTCCATTCAGCTGTACGGTGTCGACCCGAAGACCGTGTCTGACGCCGTGACCCTGCTCGTCGCCGAAGACCGCGCCGACCACATCGACCTGAACTTCGGCTGTCCGGTGCCCAAAGTCACCCGCAAGGGCGGGGGATCGGCGCTGCCTTGGAAACTCGGCCTGTTTCGTGAGATCGTCGAGGCTGCGGTCACAGCCGCCGGCCCGCTGCCGCTGACGGTGAAGATGCGCAAGGGCATCGACTCCGATCACCTCACCTTCCTCGAGGCCGGCAAAGCCGCCGAGGGAGCCGGTGTCGCGGCGATCGCGCTGCACGCTCGCACCGCCGCTGAGTTCTATTCCGGCCAGGCCGACTGGTCTGCCATCGAGAAGCTGAAGAGCACGATCTCCTCCGTTCCGATTCTGGGCAACGGTGACATCTGGTCGGCCGATGACGCACTGCGCATGGTCTACGAAACCGGATGCGACGGTGTCGTCGTCGGGCGCGGCTGCCTGGGGCGCCCGTGGCTGTTCGGCGACCTCGCCGCGGCGTTCCGTGGCGAGCACGTCAAGGCTGAGCCCAACCTGGGTCAGGTAAAGAAGGCGTTCCGTCGTCACGCCGAACTGCTGACCGAGTTCTTTGACAGCGAAGAGCGCGGCTGCCGCGACATCCGTAAGCATGTCGCCTGGTATTTCAAGGGTTATCCGGTGGGGGGCGACCTGCGGGCCAGCCTGGCCACCGTGCAATCACTGGCCCAGCTCGACGATCTGCTCGGCACGCTCGACGACGACCAGCCCTACCCGGGTGCCGAAGCCGAAGGCCCGCGCGGACGTGCCGGCACACCCAAGCGGCCGGCGCTGCCTGATGGCTGGCTTGACTCGCAAGAGATGGGCGGCACCGAACGGGCCAACCTGACCGAGGGCGAAGGCGACACCAGCGGCGGTTAGGCTGCAGGCTGCGCGCCGATGTCGGTTGCAGTCGCTACGGTGAAGGTGACGAGACATTTCGAAGGAGCACACCGCAGTGGCAAACCAGACCGGGTACAGCGCGCACGACGAAGCACGCTGGCTGCCCGAGGAACACCGTTCGAAGCGCAGCGACTTCGCGCGTGACCGTGCGCGACTGCTGCACTCGAGCGCCCTGCGTCGGCTCGCCGCCAAGACCCAGGTGCTCAGCCCGTCGGCCGGTCTCGATTTTGCCCGCAACCGGCTCACCCATTCGCTGGAGGTCGCCCAGATCGGTCGCGAACTCGCGAATCGGCTGGCCCTCGACCCCGACATCGTCGACTCGGCCTGCCTGGCGCACGACATCGGGCATCCGCCGTTTGGGCATAACGGTGAAAAGGCGTTGAATTCTTGGTCGGCGGATGTCGGCGGTTTCGAGGGCAACGCCCAAACGCTGCGGCTGCTCACCCGTCTCGAACCCAAGGTGTTCGGGGCCGACGGTCGAAGCTTCGGGCTCAACCTCACGCGAGCCAGTCTCGACGCGAGCTGCAAGTACCCGTGGCCGGCCGACTCGTCGGTGGCCGACCCCAGCGGGCGGGCGAAATTCGGTTTCTACCGCGACGACATTGATGCCTTCACCTGGTTGCGCTCCGGTGCGCCCGAGCGACAGCTCTGCATCGAAGCCCAGGTGATGGATCTCTCCGACGACGTCGCCTATTCGGTGCACGATTTCGAAGATGCCGTCTTCAACGGCTACGTCGACGTCGCGGCGCTCTCGCGCAGGGCCAATCACGAAGAACTCGTGGCATCGATGTATGAGTGGATCGGTGGCGAGATTCCGCACGCCGAACTCATCGCGGCATTCGACCGGCTCGACTCGCTTGACGTCTGGCTTGAAAGCTGGAGCGGAAGCCGTCAAGACCAGGGTCGGTTGAAAAATCTGACGAGCCAGCTGATCGGACGGTTCGCCGGTGCCGCGGTGCAGGCCACACGGGAGTCCTACCCGGCCGCCCATCTCATCCGTTTTGGTGGTGCGGTGGTGGTGCCACGTGAGATTGCCGCCGAGATCGCCGTGCTCAAGGGAATCGTTGCGACCTTTGTGATGTCCACCACCACACGCAAACCGATCTATGCGCGGCAGCGTGAGATTCTCACGTCACTGGCCGACACG from Leifsonia psychrotolerans encodes:
- a CDS encoding isoprenyl transferase, producing MSRNPFAKNNDSPQYTHKNAVPFKPLDWTGVYPPEIAAKVVPEHVAVVMDGNGRWANARGLPRVDGHKAGEAALLDVVAGAIQIGVKHLSVYAFSTENWKRSPDEVRFLMGFNRDVLHRRRDQLNEWGVRVRWAGRKPKLWASVITELQYAEQLTAGNDVLTLTMCVNYGGRTEITDAVRQLAEDVAAGRLKPSGITEKAIAKHLYISDLPDVDLFVRSSGEQRTSNFMLWQSAYAEMVFLDTLWPDFSRVDLWRAVELYASRNRRYGGAVDTPAR
- a CDS encoding DsbA family protein, producing MNETIKVDIWSDIQCPWCYIGKRKFEAGVAQFDGDVEVEYHSYELAPDTPVDFDGSPAEYLSTHKGMPLEQVQQMLQNVTDIAASVGLEYDYDAVQQTNTVKAHELIHYAKSKGRQLDMKERLLQAYFVDGEHVGRVEDLADIAAEIGFDRADVMRALSTNEFLADVKADVALAQEYGIQGVPFFVIDGKYGVSGAQDAATFTQVLEQVRSEKSAVSAPAASTEE
- a CDS encoding aminoacyl-tRNA deacylase; its protein translation is MQNAHPAAEPGAPGEARAGRERVEWDAAHRGLPVRIVTRPAALSLYEAAALLGIEPDGIVKTLVVKRSSGDYLFALVPGGRRISWPKLRALVGVNKLAMPDAALAFDATGYERGTITPLGSTHAWPVYADESLVGREVAMGAGEHGYSAFVDADELLAAFDATVADISDPE
- the dusB gene encoding tRNA dihydrouridine synthase DusB; this encodes MMIPTPTISPAAPLSIGSLELDVPVVLAPMAGITNTAYRRLCREFGAGLYVSEMITSRALVERTPESMRLITHHESEKTRSIQLYGVDPKTVSDAVTLLVAEDRADHIDLNFGCPVPKVTRKGGGSALPWKLGLFREIVEAAVTAAGPLPLTVKMRKGIDSDHLTFLEAGKAAEGAGVAAIALHARTAAEFYSGQADWSAIEKLKSTISSVPILGNGDIWSADDALRMVYETGCDGVVVGRGCLGRPWLFGDLAAAFRGEHVKAEPNLGQVKKAFRRHAELLTEFFDSEERGCRDIRKHVAWYFKGYPVGGDLRASLATVQSLAQLDDLLGTLDDDQPYPGAEAEGPRGRAGTPKRPALPDGWLDSQEMGGTERANLTEGEGDTSGG
- a CDS encoding deoxyguanosinetriphosphate triphosphohydrolase, whose translation is MANQTGYSAHDEARWLPEEHRSKRSDFARDRARLLHSSALRRLAAKTQVLSPSAGLDFARNRLTHSLEVAQIGRELANRLALDPDIVDSACLAHDIGHPPFGHNGEKALNSWSADVGGFEGNAQTLRLLTRLEPKVFGADGRSFGLNLTRASLDASCKYPWPADSSVADPSGRAKFGFYRDDIDAFTWLRSGAPERQLCIEAQVMDLSDDVAYSVHDFEDAVFNGYVDVAALSRRANHEELVASMYEWIGGEIPHAELIAAFDRLDSLDVWLESWSGSRQDQGRLKNLTSQLIGRFAGAAVQATRESYPAAHLIRFGGAVVVPREIAAEIAVLKGIVATFVMSTTTRKPIYARQREILTSLADTLFASGGTALDSGFAEDWRAASDDAARKRVVVDQVASLTDQSAMAWHERLVGA